Proteins encoded within one genomic window of Candidatus Binatus sp.:
- a CDS encoding cytochrome P450, which yields MEYNPFLPEVKANPYPYYAQLRQHAPVYQVEGAGMWAVSRYDDVLEVLKSPDRFSSKILMTALLGDLNPVPNASNLIASDPPVHTRLRKLVNRGFTRRMIAALEPRMRAITTELLAPLASRGACDLVHDLSTPLPVIVIAEMLGVEPDHRGQFKRWSDDIVGATNGVAGDERKRVAQSIAEFRDYFQRAIELRRTEPKNDLITALVRAEEEQQMLTSEEVLSLTTLLLIAGNETTTNLIGNAMIALLDHPETMARVSSDPTLIPKVVEEALRYDGPVQGIFRQATEDVNLAGARIPAGAMVLPLFASADRDERQFPNSEQFDIDRNTDGHLAFGFGTHFCLGAPLARLEAKIALEELLARFHRIAQKEPTVTRIDSFILRGPKTLPLTLEAIA from the coding sequence GTGGAATACAATCCGTTCCTGCCGGAAGTGAAAGCGAATCCATATCCGTACTACGCGCAACTGCGCCAGCATGCGCCGGTGTACCAGGTCGAGGGCGCGGGCATGTGGGCCGTCAGCCGCTACGACGACGTCCTCGAGGTGCTCAAGAGTCCCGATCGCTTTTCGTCGAAGATCCTGATGACGGCGCTGCTCGGCGATTTGAATCCCGTCCCTAACGCGTCGAACCTGATTGCCTCCGATCCGCCGGTGCATACGCGCCTGCGTAAACTGGTCAACCGCGGCTTCACGCGGCGGATGATCGCCGCACTGGAGCCCCGCATGCGCGCGATCACGACCGAGTTGCTCGCACCGCTGGCGTCACGCGGTGCGTGCGATCTCGTCCATGATTTGTCCACTCCCCTGCCGGTTATCGTCATCGCGGAAATGCTCGGCGTAGAGCCGGATCACCGCGGCCAATTCAAGCGATGGTCGGATGACATCGTCGGCGCCACCAATGGTGTCGCCGGAGACGAACGCAAGCGGGTTGCACAGAGCATCGCGGAATTCCGCGACTACTTCCAACGAGCAATCGAGTTGCGTCGCACCGAGCCGAAGAACGATCTCATCACCGCGTTGGTCCGCGCGGAAGAAGAGCAACAAATGCTGACCTCGGAGGAGGTCCTGAGTTTGACCACGCTGTTGTTGATCGCAGGCAATGAGACGACCACGAATCTGATCGGCAACGCGATGATTGCGCTGCTCGATCATCCCGAGACGATGGCGCGCGTGAGTTCTGATCCGACCCTCATCCCCAAGGTCGTCGAGGAGGCCCTGCGCTACGACGGACCGGTGCAGGGAATCTTCCGGCAGGCGACCGAGGACGTGAACCTCGCCGGCGCCAGGATTCCGGCCGGAGCGATGGTGCTGCCGCTGTTCGCGTCGGCCGATCGCGATGAGCGCCAATTTCCAAACTCAGAGCAGTTCGACATCGACCGCAACACGGACGGGCATCTGGCGTTCGGCTTCGGCACCCACTTTTGCCTGGGAGCGCCGCTGGCCCGGCTGGAAGCGAAGATCGCGCTGGAGGAACTGCTGGCGCGCTTCCATCGCATCGCGCAAAAGGAGCCGACGGTAACGAGGATCGATTCATTTATTTTGCGAGGACCGAAGACTCTGCCGCTGACGCTCGAGGCGATCGCTTAG
- a CDS encoding TetR/AcrR family transcriptional regulator, with the protein MTTVVQHEIESSRIQRVIREAEELFLQEGFLHFSTNDLAQRLRCSKRTLYSIAADRSSFLEFIIARHLLRLNENMLAAAEAAPDWMSAINAILEATLETFGAEATRFISDLTLFPGGVRLLRQTENARLDILARVIAAGIADGTFRKIDSRLAAYAIIGASRRISEADFLTRSKIPWSHALTGLYQFFSRGLLAPESSRRIQARTARGDLSSVKVLSGNGARPVVAGLISRAKNGRANR; encoded by the coding sequence ATGACGACCGTAGTTCAGCACGAAATCGAGTCCTCGCGCATTCAGCGGGTTATTCGCGAAGCGGAAGAGCTTTTTCTGCAGGAAGGCTTTCTGCATTTCAGCACCAACGACCTCGCACAGCGCCTCCGATGCTCGAAGCGCACGCTCTACAGTATCGCCGCGGACCGCAGCAGCTTCCTCGAATTTATTATCGCGCGGCATCTGCTGCGCTTGAATGAAAACATGCTCGCCGCGGCCGAAGCGGCCCCCGATTGGATGTCCGCGATCAACGCGATCCTCGAAGCGACGCTCGAAACCTTCGGTGCCGAAGCCACGCGCTTCATCAGCGACCTGACCCTATTCCCCGGCGGCGTGCGCCTGCTGCGACAGACCGAAAATGCGCGCCTGGATATTCTCGCGCGCGTGATCGCCGCCGGAATCGCCGACGGAACGTTCCGCAAGATCGATTCGCGGCTCGCTGCCTACGCGATCATCGGAGCTTCGCGGCGAATATCGGAGGCGGATTTTCTGACGCGCTCGAAAATTCCCTGGAGCCACGCGCTAACCGGCTTGTACCAGTTCTTTTCGCGCGGATTGCTCGCGCCGGAATCGTCGCGCCGCATCCAGGCGCGCACTGCGCGCGGCGATTTATCGAGCGTCAAGGTTCTTTCCGGCAACGGCGCCCGGCCTGTTGTCGCCGGCCTGATATCGCGCGCCAAAAACGGCCGCGCGAATCGCTAA
- a CDS encoding amidohydrolase family protein: MANLRVISADSHMMEPADLWTERLDNQFKDRAPKVVQNERGSGYMFVAPGVRPFPVAGGFGIGKSGAELKEHLKKGYEAARPSGWDPVERLKDQDVDGVEAEVIYTTLGMPLFGLDDDELRRACFSVYNNWVAEFRSHCPSRLHPVALISLDDIPLAVKELERCVKMGLKGAMIWGVPPEDKPYFSEIYDPFWTVAQETKTPLSLHVITQRDQKGKSKDGAAKKEGAGGISLGGVKMLLGTMQPVYQVQRTLSSFIFGKVFERFPGLRIVSAENDTGWIAHFMYRMDHMYAKFGTMNEDTKLKLKPSEYVRQNVWATFQDDMIGPMMHGYFGADNFMWASDFPHTDSTWPNSLKVIEQDFEGVPANVKSKIVFGNAAKLYNIELN; the protein is encoded by the coding sequence ATGGCAAACCTACGCGTGATTTCCGCCGATTCGCACATGATGGAGCCTGCCGACCTTTGGACCGAGCGCCTCGATAATCAGTTCAAGGATCGAGCGCCCAAGGTGGTCCAGAACGAGCGCGGCTCGGGCTACATGTTTGTCGCTCCGGGAGTTCGCCCGTTTCCCGTCGCCGGCGGCTTCGGCATCGGCAAGAGCGGCGCGGAATTAAAGGAACATCTGAAGAAAGGCTACGAGGCGGCGCGGCCCAGCGGATGGGACCCCGTCGAACGCCTAAAGGACCAGGACGTTGACGGCGTCGAAGCCGAGGTCATCTATACGACACTCGGGATGCCGCTGTTCGGCCTCGATGACGACGAACTCAGGCGCGCGTGCTTCAGCGTGTACAACAACTGGGTCGCCGAATTTCGCTCGCATTGCCCCAGCCGGCTTCATCCCGTCGCACTCATCTCACTCGACGACATTCCGCTTGCGGTCAAGGAACTCGAGCGATGCGTCAAGATGGGCCTGAAGGGCGCGATGATCTGGGGCGTGCCGCCCGAGGACAAGCCCTACTTCAGCGAGATTTACGATCCGTTCTGGACCGTCGCGCAGGAGACGAAAACACCGCTCTCGTTGCATGTGATCACGCAGCGCGATCAGAAAGGCAAAAGCAAGGACGGCGCGGCGAAGAAAGAAGGCGCCGGCGGTATATCGCTGGGCGGCGTCAAGATGCTGCTCGGCACGATGCAACCGGTTTACCAGGTGCAGCGCACGCTTTCGAGTTTCATTTTCGGCAAAGTGTTCGAGCGTTTCCCGGGATTGCGGATCGTCTCGGCGGAAAACGACACTGGCTGGATCGCGCATTTCATGTACCGGATGGATCACATGTACGCCAAGTTCGGTACGATGAATGAAGACACCAAGCTCAAGCTGAAGCCGTCGGAATACGTGCGGCAAAACGTCTGGGCGACCTTCCAGGACGACATGATCGGCCCGATGATGCACGGCTACTTTGGCGCGGACAATTTCATGTGGGCGTCGGACTTTCCGCATACCGACTCGACCTGGCCCAACTCACTCAAGGTGATCGAGCAGGATTTCGAAGGCGTGCCGGCGAACGTCAAAAGCAAGATCGTGTTCGGCAACGCGGCGAAGCTCTACAACATCGAGTTGAACTAG
- a CDS encoding amidohydrolase family protein: MAEYDAVIRNGMVIDGTRMPRYRADVAIKGGRVAAIGRFPTSAGAKNIDATGMIVAPGFVDLHTHYDAQLFWDPYCSISSWHGVTSIVIGNCGFGFAPVRPAERERAMQTMTRVEAIPYHAMKAGMPWDWETFPQFMDSIDRTPKAMNILPYMAISPLLVYVMGLEAAKTRPPSEQEEREICRLLDEAMDAGACGWSAQRLDPNGPACVQRDFDGTPMVSDLMSDDTCYALARVLGRRNEGFIQMTLASGDTAHDLEHFEKLAEFSGRPVLFNVVQPRDGMPNVHRGNIAWLESCRKKGLRVYGQSVTTDTNMTFTFVDWNLFDEVQEWCDATTGTTEERLAKLSDPKVREALKKARIPMIITEQFDLIFVTGVEREDLKHFENMTIREIAEQTGKHPIDAMLDLAVEDGLKTEFYAPGPNQNMDFMKEMLDYPYLIPGVSDGGAHTKFFTGGRYPTEFLQKLVREHNMMTLEEAHWRLSALPAMCAGFRDRGTLRVGAPADVVIYDYENLTMGPIETVRDFPGGEWRRVQKAKGYKHVMVNGEVTLNDGEPTGASSGRLLRHGA, translated from the coding sequence ATGGCCGAATACGATGCGGTGATACGGAACGGAATGGTGATCGATGGAACCAGGATGCCGCGCTATCGCGCCGACGTCGCGATCAAAGGCGGCCGCGTCGCAGCCATCGGGCGCTTCCCCACTAGCGCAGGCGCGAAGAACATCGACGCCACCGGCATGATCGTCGCCCCCGGCTTCGTCGATCTCCACACCCACTACGACGCGCAGTTGTTCTGGGATCCGTACTGCTCGATTTCGAGCTGGCACGGCGTCACCTCGATCGTTATCGGCAACTGCGGCTTCGGCTTCGCCCCGGTACGTCCCGCCGAACGCGAGCGCGCCATGCAGACCATGACCCGCGTCGAGGCGATTCCGTACCACGCGATGAAAGCCGGGATGCCGTGGGATTGGGAAACCTTCCCCCAATTTATGGACAGCATCGATCGCACGCCGAAGGCGATGAACATCCTGCCCTACATGGCGATCTCGCCGTTGCTCGTTTACGTGATGGGCCTCGAAGCAGCCAAGACGCGCCCGCCGTCCGAGCAGGAGGAGCGCGAAATCTGCCGCCTGCTCGACGAGGCGATGGATGCCGGCGCGTGCGGATGGTCCGCGCAGCGGCTCGATCCCAATGGTCCCGCCTGCGTGCAGCGCGATTTCGACGGCACGCCGATGGTCTCCGACCTGATGTCCGACGACACCTGCTATGCGCTCGCGCGCGTGCTCGGCCGCCGCAACGAAGGCTTCATCCAGATGACGCTCGCGTCCGGCGACACTGCGCACGACCTGGAGCATTTCGAAAAGCTGGCCGAGTTCAGCGGACGTCCGGTGCTGTTCAACGTGGTGCAGCCGCGCGACGGGATGCCCAATGTGCATCGCGGCAATATCGCGTGGCTCGAGAGCTGCCGCAAGAAAGGGCTGCGCGTGTACGGCCAGTCGGTCACAACCGACACCAACATGACCTTCACCTTCGTCGATTGGAACTTGTTCGATGAAGTGCAGGAGTGGTGCGATGCGACCACCGGCACTACCGAGGAACGGCTCGCGAAGCTTTCCGATCCGAAGGTCCGCGAAGCGCTGAAGAAAGCGCGCATCCCGATGATCATCACCGAGCAGTTCGACTTGATTTTCGTCACCGGGGTTGAGCGCGAGGATCTAAAGCATTTCGAGAACATGACGATTCGCGAAATCGCCGAGCAGACCGGCAAGCATCCGATCGACGCGATGCTCGATCTGGCGGTCGAAGACGGTCTGAAGACCGAGTTCTACGCGCCGGGGCCGAATCAGAACATGGACTTCATGAAAGAGATGCTCGACTACCCGTACCTGATTCCGGGCGTCTCGGACGGCGGCGCGCACACCAAGTTTTTCACCGGCGGCCGCTACCCGACCGAGTTCCTTCAGAAGCTGGTGCGCGAGCACAACATGATGACGCTCGAGGAAGCGCACTGGCGCCTCAGCGCCCTGCCCGCGATGTGCGCCGGCTTCCGCGACCGCGGCACGCTGCGAGTCGGCGCGCCCGCCGACGTCGTGATTTACGACTACGAGAACCTCACGATGGGCCCGATCGAAACCGTGCGCGATTTCCCGGGCGGCGAATGGCGTCGCGTGCAGAAGGCCAAGGGCTACAAGCACGTGATGGTAAACGGCGAAGTCACGCTCAACGACGGCGAGCCGACCGGCGCCTCGTCCGGACGGCTACTGCGGCATGGTGCATAG
- a CDS encoding DUF1329 domain-containing protein, translated as MGYSPGYAQVRPGDFITPDNATKVKDLVGPGVYYKVERGMTMKIVPTQRVDWPPPYKDATEKYSAQVRLSQDKRSVVGYVAGQPFPLIGANDRDVAVKIIWNNAFRPISTDDYDLRFFDCDSAYQKKGPQTGQIEYFQVGHYAGYDLVGRTEVEPMPTDQDFKTTGRYWLFALYPLLAPQEIRGTGFIRCRYADAWKGDDTWALNAGSRRIRRVNESILSSSAFFGSHRYAGSSRSQRAAHECRERDMAERKSGASRNFLTLNCFIKVPMIKIWYR; from the coding sequence TTGGGCTACTCGCCGGGCTACGCGCAGGTCCGGCCCGGAGATTTCATCACGCCCGACAACGCCACCAAGGTTAAAGATCTTGTCGGGCCCGGGGTTTATTACAAGGTCGAGCGCGGGATGACGATGAAGATCGTGCCGACGCAGCGCGTCGATTGGCCGCCGCCGTACAAGGACGCGACCGAAAAGTACTCCGCGCAGGTCAGGCTATCCCAGGACAAACGTTCGGTCGTCGGCTACGTGGCCGGACAGCCGTTTCCGCTGATCGGTGCCAACGATCGCGACGTCGCGGTCAAGATCATTTGGAACAACGCGTTCCGCCCGATCTCGACCGACGACTACGATCTGCGCTTCTTCGACTGCGATTCGGCCTACCAGAAGAAAGGTCCGCAGACTGGACAGATCGAGTACTTCCAGGTCGGCCACTACGCCGGCTATGACCTGGTCGGGCGCACTGAAGTCGAACCGATGCCGACCGATCAGGACTTCAAGACGACCGGCCGCTACTGGCTGTTCGCGCTCTATCCACTGCTTGCGCCGCAGGAAATCCGCGGCACGGGCTTCATCCGATGCCGCTACGCCGATGCCTGGAAAGGCGACGATACCTGGGCGCTCAATGCCGGTTCGCGGCGGATCCGCCGGGTCAACGAGTCGATCCTGAGTTCCTCCGCTTTTTTTGGCTCTCATCGATACGCTGGCTCGTCGCGATCTCAGCGCGCCGCGCATGAATGTCGCGAGCGTGACATGGCTGAACGAAAGTCCGGCGCAAGTCGGAATTTCCTGACATTAAATTGCTTCATAAAGGTACCAATGATAAAAATCTGGTACCGATGA
- a CDS encoding winged helix DNA-binding protein, which yields MDRVKTGRRRDSAAEFLEFFYPVYYQIGKAFEDALGNEQLSRKQVAILWLLRSEGGAKGRLRRKDIQRLIGTWFEISSPTITRALRSMARPPLRLVQLSEDSRSGREQMVSLTPDGKSFIAMMAKRGKLLLRPLLAQLSAEEIQNGSEFFLRAIAVLVRPAIGSTGVTSK from the coding sequence GTGGACAGAGTGAAAACCGGCCGCCGCCGCGACTCGGCCGCAGAGTTTCTCGAATTCTTCTATCCGGTCTATTACCAGATCGGGAAGGCGTTCGAGGATGCGCTCGGCAATGAGCAACTGTCGCGCAAACAAGTCGCTATCTTGTGGCTGCTGCGTTCAGAAGGCGGGGCAAAGGGGCGGCTGCGGCGCAAAGACATTCAGCGGCTCATCGGAACCTGGTTCGAAATCAGCAGCCCGACCATCACCCGCGCGTTGCGTTCGATGGCTCGCCCGCCGTTGCGGTTGGTGCAGCTAAGCGAAGATTCCCGCTCGGGTCGCGAGCAGATGGTCAGCCTGACGCCGGACGGGAAAAGCTTTATCGCGATGATGGCGAAACGCGGCAAGCTACTACTCAGGCCGCTTCTGGCTCAGCTCTCGGCCGAGGAGATTCAAAACGGCAGCGAGTTTTTTCTCCGGGCGATCGCGGTGCTCGTCAGGCCCGCAATTGGATCTACGGGCGTGACCTCGAAATAA
- a CDS encoding enoyl-CoA hydratase-related protein, with protein sequence MSALKFETRGHIAYLTLNRPEVHNALSPEMLVQMSEAWREVARNDDVRVAIVTGAGDKAFSAGADLGRLIPLFSRARQPEDDWDRKLLADPSISDTALLRGFEFYKPVISAINGFCIAGGMEFIQATDLRVAVDSASFGLQEVKWAIIPGAGSLARLQRQMPYCKAMEILLTGNRIDAAEAYRLGLINYVVPREQLMPKAEELAARIAENGPFAVRKIKEAVIKCSGVPLPEAFKIENAIAREVMVTDDAKEGPRAFMEKRKPRYTGR encoded by the coding sequence ATGTCGGCACTCAAGTTCGAGACCCGCGGACATATCGCTTACCTAACGCTGAACCGTCCCGAGGTGCACAATGCGCTCAGCCCCGAGATGCTCGTGCAGATGTCGGAGGCGTGGCGCGAAGTCGCGCGCAATGACGATGTGCGTGTTGCAATCGTAACCGGCGCCGGCGACAAGGCATTCTCGGCGGGCGCGGATCTCGGCCGGCTGATTCCGCTATTCTCGCGCGCGCGGCAGCCCGAGGATGACTGGGATCGCAAGCTGCTGGCGGATCCGTCGATATCGGATACCGCGCTGCTGCGGGGTTTCGAGTTCTACAAGCCAGTGATCTCGGCGATCAACGGCTTCTGTATTGCGGGCGGGATGGAGTTTATCCAGGCGACGGATCTGCGCGTCGCGGTCGATAGCGCGAGTTTCGGCTTGCAGGAAGTGAAGTGGGCGATCATTCCGGGCGCGGGATCGCTCGCGCGCCTGCAACGGCAAATGCCGTACTGCAAGGCGATGGAGATTCTGCTGACAGGAAATCGAATCGACGCGGCGGAAGCGTACCGCCTCGGACTTATCAACTACGTTGTGCCGCGCGAGCAACTGATGCCGAAGGCGGAGGAACTAGCCGCGCGGATCGCGGAAAACGGTCCGTTCGCGGTGCGCAAAATCAAGGAAGCAGTGATCAAATGCTCCGGAGTGCCGCTGCCGGAGGCGTTCAAGATCGAGAACGCAATCGCGCGCGAAGTGATGGTGACCGACGACGCCAAGGAAGGCCCGCGCGCTTTCATGGAGAAACGGAAACCTCGCTACACGGGCCGGTAG
- a CDS encoding LLM class flavin-dependent oxidoreductase, which translates to MLIGYFTERPYRWIPEDEVLRNHAYFAISNKFFDREKAADDYNYFLDEYCYGEELGFDALALNEHHGNPFCMGSVMNVEASILARITKKPKIVLIGNPLPVLKHPLRMAEELAEIDLISHGRLVAGWVRGAGSEQFFNNANPAYNRELFNEAHDFIIQAWTRPGPWRYEGKHFNYRHVNPWALPYQKPHPQMWIPGVLSPETVQWCAEHRYPYIGLGTAIGPTCDLWDYYADAAANLGYQAGPENFGYLVPTFLAETEERAQELGRNFAFGGGQNAFSRPEHTLPPGYNSKDAIRRLSHQPGGSWLGISADKLGGSRHDEEEVSDLNEVRAKLTAGYKKSQQNLQTIIGTPKTVLPKLKTLMRVLRPGVLIVFNIQGPVSNEDRMTSMRLLANEVMPAMREYADQLELPDSYTRTPGSVAFRSGTKRDPVVDRSPLAELGLK; encoded by the coding sequence GTGCTGATAGGATATTTCACCGAACGTCCATATCGCTGGATTCCCGAGGACGAGGTTCTTCGCAACCACGCCTACTTCGCGATTTCGAATAAGTTCTTCGATCGCGAGAAAGCGGCCGACGACTACAACTACTTTCTCGACGAGTATTGCTACGGCGAAGAGCTCGGCTTCGACGCGCTCGCGCTGAACGAACATCACGGCAATCCGTTTTGCATGGGCAGCGTGATGAACGTCGAGGCGTCGATCCTCGCGCGCATCACCAAGAAACCGAAAATCGTGCTGATCGGCAATCCGCTGCCAGTGCTCAAGCATCCGCTCCGCATGGCGGAGGAACTCGCCGAGATCGATCTCATTTCGCACGGGCGGCTGGTCGCCGGATGGGTCCGCGGCGCAGGCAGCGAGCAATTCTTCAACAACGCCAATCCCGCTTACAATCGCGAGCTGTTCAACGAGGCGCACGATTTCATCATCCAGGCGTGGACGCGGCCCGGCCCGTGGCGCTACGAGGGCAAGCACTTCAATTATCGCCACGTGAATCCGTGGGCGCTGCCGTATCAAAAGCCGCATCCGCAGATGTGGATACCGGGCGTGCTCAGTCCCGAGACGGTGCAATGGTGCGCCGAGCATCGCTATCCTTACATCGGGCTCGGCACCGCGATCGGCCCGACCTGCGATCTCTGGGACTACTATGCCGACGCGGCGGCGAACCTCGGCTATCAGGCCGGGCCTGAGAACTTCGGCTACCTGGTCCCGACTTTCCTCGCGGAGACCGAAGAGCGCGCGCAGGAGCTTGGCCGCAACTTCGCGTTCGGCGGCGGCCAGAATGCGTTCTCGCGTCCCGAGCACACGCTGCCTCCCGGCTACAATTCCAAGGATGCGATTCGGCGACTGTCGCATCAGCCCGGCGGCAGTTGGCTTGGAATCAGCGCGGATAAACTCGGCGGCAGCCGGCACGACGAGGAAGAGGTCTCCGACTTGAACGAAGTCCGCGCCAAGCTCACCGCCGGATACAAAAAATCTCAGCAGAATCTCCAGACGATTATCGGGACGCCCAAGACCGTGCTGCCAAAGCTGAAAACCCTGATGCGAGTGCTGCGCCCGGGCGTCTTGATTGTCTTCAATATCCAGGGTCCGGTGAGCAACGAAGATCGCATGACCAGCATGCGCTTGCTCGCGAATGAAGTGATGCCCGCGATGCGCGAGTATGCTGACCAACTCGAGTTGCCCGATTCTTACACGAGGACTCCCGGTTCAGTTGCCTTTCGCTCAGGCACCAAACGCGATCCCGTCGTCGATCGTTCGCCACTCGCCGAGTTGGGTTTGAAATAG
- a CDS encoding alpha/beta fold hydrolase, with protein sequence MANWTEETISVAGTELAMVKGGAGKPLLIFHDELGYTGWMTWNMELAEQRQLLMPLQPGFGKTPRLDWVRNYRDLAGYYSRVMRELHLDPVDVIGFSAGGFIAAEMAAADPRIFSRMILVAPMGIRPAEGEIMDIFPMTMRTHLRATVADPLHTPEFTKIYGGEMTPVQFEAFEEARAESARIGWEPYMHNPSLPHLLEGLSLPTLLIWGDHDRVVPRGCVDAYRRVIKGAQVQVIQGAGHRPEIENCGEFVKGVRNFLKS encoded by the coding sequence GTGGCAAACTGGACTGAAGAAACAATCTCCGTCGCGGGCACCGAACTCGCGATGGTCAAAGGCGGCGCCGGCAAACCGCTCCTCATCTTTCACGACGAACTCGGCTACACCGGCTGGATGACCTGGAACATGGAACTCGCCGAGCAGCGCCAATTGCTGATGCCGCTGCAGCCCGGATTCGGCAAGACTCCGCGCCTCGACTGGGTCCGCAACTATCGCGATCTGGCCGGCTACTACTCGCGCGTCATGCGCGAGTTGCATCTCGATCCAGTTGACGTGATCGGGTTTTCCGCCGGCGGTTTCATTGCGGCTGAAATGGCCGCGGCTGACCCGCGGATTTTCTCGCGCATGATCCTGGTCGCGCCGATGGGCATCAGGCCCGCCGAGGGCGAAATCATGGACATCTTCCCGATGACGATGCGCACGCATCTGCGCGCCACTGTCGCCGATCCGCTGCACACGCCTGAGTTCACCAAGATTTACGGCGGCGAGATGACGCCCGTGCAGTTCGAGGCCTTCGAGGAAGCGCGCGCCGAAAGCGCTCGCATCGGCTGGGAGCCGTACATGCACAATCCCAGCCTGCCGCATCTGCTGGAGGGGCTATCGCTCCCCACGCTGCTCATATGGGGCGATCACGATCGAGTCGTGCCGCGCGGATGCGTCGATGCTTATCGCCGCGTGATCAAAGGCGCGCAGGTGCAGGTGATACAAGGCGCCGGCCATCGCCCCGAGATCGAGAATTGCGGCGAGTTTGTGAAAGGCGTCAGGAATTTTCTCAAAAGTTAA